The genomic segment CGGGCAAAAGTTCCGAAAGCGTTTCAAAATAGATGCGCGATGAGTTACCCTCGTAGCCTCGCAAAGTGGCTGCCCACTCTTGGGTGGCTGTTGGCGGCAGTTCGCGGATGCGGTCGGCAAAAGCATCTTTGCGGGCGAGCACTTCGCTGATGAGGCCTTCCTGTGCGGGGCGGTCGCGCCCGATAGCCCGCAAAATGGACTGTTGTGCCCTGATGCGATGAATGGCGGTTGCCTTCACCCACTCGCCGCCGGCAGGGCCTTTGGCAAATACAATTTGCTGCTTGCGGATGGTGCTGATGCTGCCGTATTTATGACTCCATACGCGCCCGACAGGGTGGCCGCGGCGGTCGGTAAACAGGATTTCAATTTCGTTTTCAATGGCCAGCAAAACGGCATCCGAACTGATACGGGCGGCAGTGCTGATAACTAAGCTGCGGATTTTGTCGGGCGAAATGCGCGTTTTGTTTTCCTGTGTAACAATTTCAAAACTGCCCTGTACCCTGTGGACGGCAGCGCCGTAGGTATTGATGTGTATCTGTGTCATGGCTGATTGGATTTGTTATAGCGTTCAATGGCTTTGCGAATGAACCAGCCCACTTGCAAAAAGGCCAGCACGATGATAAGAATATCAACAAAAATGGCGGCAGGATGACGGCTTTTGTAAAGCCATCCGTACATCTGTCCGTCTTCAATCATGGCTTGCTGCTGATAGGGAGATGGGTAGGGCTGCTCCAACGGAATTGCCCGATAGTTGCCGCGCCGTTTTTGGCCGGGTGCTATCTGCACAAGTCGTTCCAGCGGTGCATCGGGGGGCGTTCCCTGCGGCCCGTAGAGCCAGAAAGCAACACCGCCATGCCCCGAGCAAGTGCCGCTATTGACCGAGTAGCTGCGCGTGCCGTCTTTGCAGAGTGCCCCCACACGGATGTAGGTGCGCATCGTTTCAGGGTCGGGTTCGGGTGCGCCCTCTTGTTGCCGATTGCCGTTGCTTGCGTTGCTGCCGTTGCTTTTGCCGTTGTTGGGTGCAGGTTGAATCCGAACGGGCAGGTTTTCATTTTCTTTGTCGCCGAAAAAGCCGGGCGGCACGTCGGTATCGTTCTGGGCAGTGGCTGTGCCTGCCACCACAAGCAGGCACAGCATCCAAAAGAAGCGTTTCATCGGGCAAAACAGTTAGCGACGCAGAGCAAAACCTAATGCTAAGTTGTTGTAATACGCATACAAATACCATTGGTCGCTGTCATCTTTATCTACAATGATGCGCACCGTACATCGGATACCTTCTTCGTCAATGGCCTCATAGTCAAAATAATCGTCCCCGTCGCGGTCTTTGCCGGTATCGGTCTGGTCAAGTAAATCAAATTTGGTTTCTGCCTTGTTGTAGAATTGAATAACCATTTTGTCAAAATCCATGACTACTTTGATGGTACTTTCAATGTCTCTCCATTCGGAAAAACGCGCATCGGTCTTCTTCTTTTCGCATCCGGCGATATAGCGAAACACCGCAACATTCTTCTGCGCCCAAAGGCTTTGTCCGCTTACAAGGATGAATAAAAACAGGCTCACAGCCCATACAATCGGATTTTTCATGTTGATAATCAGGGTTTTATGGTAGGATTAAAAAATTTTACGGGTTAGGTTGCCATTACGCCGCATGAAATACATGCGGCAGTTCGTTGCGCAACAGCGCACGTACATTGTTAATGGCGCGGAATTTTTGCTTTTTGGCAGCGTTTTCGGAAGACAATCCAAAATGATGGGCAATTTCTACCATGCTCATCTTGTCAAGGTAAAAGGCCGTCAGAATTTGCTTGCTGCGGTCGTTGGGCAGGTTTTCAAAGGCACAAAGTACCTGTTCTTCTTCGTAGGCACAGCGGGCGGCCTGTTCTTGTTCGCGATGCCATTTCAGCAGTTGGCTGTGTCTTTGGGCAATGCGGCGGCGGCGGAGTTCTTTCATCCACAGCCGACATGCCACAGCACATACGTAGGTAGCCGGTGTGGCCTTATCGGCCGGTTTGCCCTTACTCAGGTAAATCAAAAGTGCATCAGACAGAATTTCTTCGGCATCTTCCAAAGAGCCGCTGTTACGAATAACCATTTTTTTCACGAAAGGCAGGCAGGCATTGCGCAGCACATCAAATTGGATTTCCATAAGGTGAACGTATGTTTTCTGTTATTTGCCAATGTTTAATAACAGAAATGTGCCATCCGTTCCCAAATACCCGCAAAAAATCTTTTAACTCACTGATAATCAGTAAGAAAAAATTTTTTTGATGTGCTGATTTAGGCGCAAAAAGAGGCTAATTTTTCAGTTTTTGATAGTCAATATTCAAAAATTGACAGGTTATATTTTATTGCCAATATGAATTTCAATTACTACCGATATGCAGCACCTACGGCGCAGGGAGCATATTTGGTTAACTTTCGGCAGTAAATTTCCCGTAGGGAATCAATATCGGTAGTATCATATAATGCTCTACACTACTGCTCATAACGCCGGAATCGGCAGTGGCGGAACACGCGCTGCGTAACCACCGAACCGTCGGGCTGCACCGCATCCACCGATCGGCGCTGCGTAGTGGCATAAACGGGCGTTCCCAAACGGTTGGAGATGCAATAGTGCACCAGCGACACGGTTACGCCAAAATCCCCCTGAATAAGCACAAAATCAGCGGGTTGCACGCGCTCTGCCAGCCATTGGCGCACAGGTTGCAGGTACTCCCGCAGCGATTCCAAGTCGGGCGGCACATTGCTGAACAGTGCTTGCAAGTCGGCAGGCAGAGCTTCCAATCGGCTCACGCCTAACGAAGCCTCCGCATCGGCTTGCTGTTCGGGGGTAATTTGGTGAGAAAATAAGAGGTAGAGGGTGGGCATGGGATGATTAGAATTTTTCAAGAAGGAATTTTTGGAAGGTTTGCTCGGTTTGAAGGGTTTGGTAATCTACGGGTTTGTTGATGCGTAAAAGCTCACAACGCTTTTTAATGGCTTCAAAAGAAGTCGGGTTGGCGGTCAGATTGTTAGGCGTAATAAGAAATGCTTTGGCATTCAAACCCAATGGCTGCTTAATAGCCGCTAATTTGTAGAGATGACTATGAATACTGCTTACTCCTTTTGATTGCTGCAAATTCTTTGCTTTTGTTTGACTTGTGTAAACCTTACATTCCATTATGTAGAAGTAGTTATTGCGTACAAAACACACATCAATGTCGTTATCCTTGTTATGGTTCATTTGTATTTCTTCATCACTATCAATCGGGTAGAGTGCTGCGCTGAGTGCTATTTTCGCATCGCTTAGTTTGAGATGTTGTTTAATGGTTTGATAGACATACAACTCAAACCACTGACCGGTATAAAACACCTGTTGTTCAGCTAAGTTTTTAGTTGTATTGATTTTTTCCTTTAACATCAGACTTTCCCCTACAATCCCGTTCACTCTTCTACATTCTTTCATGATTGTAACAGATTCTTGCAGATGCAAAGGGTCTTGCAGCTTAGGGTTTGCCATAGACTTAAATACCCGCCCGTGTGCAGCCAAATATTCGCTCAAACTGACTTGGTAGTTAATCGGATACAAACTGCTATCGGGAAACAACTTCTGAAAATGTTTGTTATCCACTGCCAGATAGAAAATAGCTGCTTCGTGGCGGGCGAAGAAGTCAAAGGCGGCAATGGACATGAGCTTATTACCGCCCGTGATGTTCACTTGCCAATCGGCAGAGGGTTGCAGCCCTGCATTTTCCAAACTTTGCAAAATGCTGCCAAAGTCATCCTGATTCACGGTGATGCGTTGCACCTTTTGGGGCGCAATACCTGCAGCACGCATAATCCATTCGCTGCGCTTTTCCTGCTCCATTTTGGCGGTGGTGATAAACACGTGCCGCTCGGCAGGAAACTCTTTGATAAACAGCACATTAGGCAGCGTCTCGGCAGAAATTAGCAGGACTGAGGCGGTGGGCATGGGGGTTGTTTGAATAGGAAAATGTGATGTTTGTTTACAGAATAGATGCCTTGATTGGATCTGTTAAGCCAAACAGCGACTTTTGCTTCTGTATTTTCATACCATCTATTACGGTTTCATGTAACCGTAACCGATGGCGGTTTTTGCGCCGATGCCGCGTTCTTGCAGAGCTTCTTTGAGAAAGTCCGAAACTACCGAAAGCATATCACCTCTTTTTGACCCTAACGTAATATGTGCATTTTCCATGCCTTTGTGCAAGCCTACCATAAATTGGAAAGTGAGGTTTTCAACGGTGAGGAAAATGATGGGGTTCAATTTGTGATAGTCGGCAGGTGGTGCTTCGCCGTTGTAGTAGGGCTGATAATGGTTGTTCATTATATCTGCCTTGATGCAACCTTGCGGGCTGCGGGTGGGGTAGGCATCAAAGAAGATGACGCTGCCTTGCTCTGTTTTGTCAGACAGGATTTCAGGATTGACAGGATTTTTTTGGAAGTCTTCTTCGCTGTAATGTGTGCCGAATATTTTTTTGATGTTAGCTAAGTCTTCGTTTGTTTTGGCGTTTTCAAGGGCGTAATGGTGCGTGATGCCTTTAATAGCACTTGCCGGAATATACGGAAATCCGTAAACGTGATGCAGAGAGATAGAGGTTTCAAACACTGAACCGCTGCCCAAACCTACAGCTAATCGCCAATCGGGTTTAAATTGCAGATCATTTATTTGATTGTTGTCATACACTTTGGGCAATAAATTACCACCTGTGAGTTGTAATGCGTTGCGATGATGGCGAGTGATGAAGTTTTGATAATACTTTTTAACTGCTTCATCTTCACTGTCCCCAAAAGCAGTTTGACAATCTTCGCCTCGCTTTTTTAACATGCGATTTTCTATTTTAAAATTCGTATCGTCAAAAATCTTCTCCTTGTGAAGTTTGAGAGCGAAGTTTTCTAATATCAACTTTTTAGCCAATGCTTTTAATGAAAGAATAGTCCAGCTAGGTTTTCCCTTATATTTAGTTGCCTGAATTTCAAGCTCAAACTCGTCGCCTTTTTTAGGATTTAAATTTGTAGATTTCTTTTGCTGTAAGGTTGCATAGTTTATAAAAATATCCGGGCTTACATCTCTTGCAACAAGCCAACCATTCTTAGCATTGGTATCCCAACTGCTCACAGTAGCAAGTACTTTTTTCATTTCTGCCATAGTTATTCCGATTTAGCGAACCTACGCAACCAATTGAGCAAGGCTAATACTTCGGTGGTGAGTGCAATATGTTGTTTTGTATCTTCACATTGACCCACAAGAGTTTCCATTGCAGATTTCCTGAAATCATTAAGAGATTTTATCTTCCTCTCAACTTCTTGTTTTTCTGCCTCTGATAATTTTTTATCTTTATCTTTCTCTTTTTTCCGTATTTCTAAGGCTTCTTTAGGCTTTATTGGCATTTGAAGCGTGAAAAATGGATATTTATCACCTTGATTATTTCCCGTTAACCATTCAATAATCAAAAGGAAAACACTTTCGTAATCTGCTTTTGAATAGCAAAAAGCCATTGTATTGAGCAAACCATTGGTTTTGATGTAAGTGGGTACTTTATCAACCGATGTTGAAAATTTATCACTTCCTAAATCCTTCGCACATTCCCACGCAAATTTTGCTCGTGCCTGGGCGATGCTTTTCATGGTTGAGAGGTTTGACATATTGTTTTGAGTTTAAAGTTTTTTATTTCTGACAGGATTGCAGGATTAACAAGATAAATTTGAAATAAAAAAATCCTGTAAATCCTGAAATCCTGTCTAACTCGCTTTGGGTTTATACACCCGATACTTGCGTTTTACCTCTACCGACGAGCCGAAGTTTATCAGCAAGCCTATGTCAAGCCCTGTGCCTTTGAGGTAATTGACCAACTGCGTTTCGTGCAGCGGGTGTAGGTTCTCTACGGCTTTTAATTCTATAATCACTACGTAATTCACCAACAAATCGGCATAATACTCACCTACCAACTGCTTTTCGTAATATACATCAATAGGGTATTGTTGATAGACTTCAAAACCATTGTTTTGTAACTCTATCTTTAAAGCGTTTTCATACACCTTTTCC from the Rhodoflexus caldus genome contains:
- the cmr6 gene encoding type III-B CRISPR module RAMP protein Cmr6, with amino-acid sequence MAEMKKVLATVSSWDTNAKNGWLVARDVSPDIFINYATLQQKKSTNLNPKKGDEFELEIQATKYKGKPSWTILSLKALAKKLILENFALKLHKEKIFDDTNFKIENRMLKKRGEDCQTAFGDSEDEAVKKYYQNFITRHHRNALQLTGGNLLPKVYDNNQINDLQFKPDWRLAVGLGSGSVFETSISLHHVYGFPYIPASAIKGITHHYALENAKTNEDLANIKKIFGTHYSEEDFQKNPVNPEILSDKTEQGSVIFFDAYPTRSPQGCIKADIMNNHYQPYYNGEAPPADYHKLNPIIFLTVENLTFQFMVGLHKGMENAHITLGSKRGDMLSVVSDFLKEALQERGIGAKTAIGYGYMKP
- a CDS encoding DUF3761 domain-containing protein, giving the protein MKRFFWMLCLLVVAGTATAQNDTDVPPGFFGDKENENLPVRIQPAPNNGKSNGSNASNGNRQQEGAPEPDPETMRTYIRVGALCKDGTRSYSVNSGTCSGHGGVAFWLYGPQGTPPDAPLERLVQIAPGQKRRGNYRAIPLEQPYPSPYQQQAMIEDGQMYGWLYKSRHPAAIFVDILIIVLAFLQVGWFIRKAIERYNKSNQP
- a CDS encoding sigma-70 family RNA polymerase sigma factor codes for the protein MEIQFDVLRNACLPFVKKMVIRNSGSLEDAEEILSDALLIYLSKGKPADKATPATYVCAVACRLWMKELRRRRIAQRHSQLLKWHREQEQAARCAYEEEQVLCAFENLPNDRSKQILTAFYLDKMSMVEIAHHFGLSSENAAKKQKFRAINNVRALLRNELPHVFHAA
- a CDS encoding GxxExxY protein, which gives rise to MQHEELTKQIIACAYKVHNTLGAGFLEKVYENALKIELQNNGFEVYQQYPIDVYYEKQLVGEYYADLLVNYVVIIELKAVENLHPLHETQLVNYLKGTGLDIGLLINFGSSVEVKRKYRVYKPKAS
- the cmr5 gene encoding type III-B CRISPR module-associated protein Cmr5 — protein: MKSIAQARAKFAWECAKDLGSDKFSTSVDKVPTYIKTNGLLNTMAFCYSKADYESVFLLIIEWLTGNNQGDKYPFFTLQMPIKPKEALEIRKKEKDKDKKLSEAEKQEVERKIKSLNDFRKSAMETLVGQCEDTKQHIALTTEVLALLNWLRRFAKSE
- the csx20 gene encoding CRISPR-associated protein Csx20, translated to MPTLYLLFSHQITPEQQADAEASLGVSRLEALPADLQALFSNVPPDLESLREYLQPVRQWLAERVQPADFVLIQGDFGVTVSLVHYCISNRLGTPVYATTQRRSVDAVQPDGSVVTQRVFRHCRFRRYEQ
- the cas1 gene encoding CRISPR-associated endonuclease Cas1; the protein is MTQIHINTYGAAVHRVQGSFEIVTQENKTRISPDKIRSLVISTAARISSDAVLLAIENEIEILFTDRRGHPVGRVWSHKYGSISTIRKQQIVFAKGPAGGEWVKATAIHRIRAQQSILRAIGRDRPAQEGLISEVLARKDAFADRIRELPPTATQEWAATLRGYEGNSSRIYFETLSELLPEQYRFEARSRRPAQDLFNAALNYLYGILYGNVEGALIKAGIDPYLGVLHADEYNRPVLAYDCIERYRHWAEAVLMQLCFRRLLTPNMAIFQQGGYWMEPDGKRLLATAFNDYLAEVIDYNHRRRSRLTHIQDDAHELAQQLLKMDTENV
- a CDS encoding Card1-like endonuclease domain-containing protein, with the protein product MPTASVLLISAETLPNVLFIKEFPAERHVFITTAKMEQEKRSEWIMRAAGIAPQKVQRITVNQDDFGSILQSLENAGLQPSADWQVNITGGNKLMSIAAFDFFARHEAAIFYLAVDNKHFQKLFPDSSLYPINYQVSLSEYLAAHGRVFKSMANPKLQDPLHLQESVTIMKECRRVNGIVGESLMLKEKINTTKNLAEQQVFYTGQWFELYVYQTIKQHLKLSDAKIALSAALYPIDSDEEIQMNHNKDNDIDVCFVRNNYFYIMECKVYTSQTKAKNLQQSKGVSSIHSHLYKLAAIKQPLGLNAKAFLITPNNLTANPTSFEAIKKRCELLRINKPVDYQTLQTEQTFQKFLLEKF